In Streptomyces sp. NBC_00091, the following proteins share a genomic window:
- a CDS encoding DUF2293 domain-containing protein gives MSLVVFESQKQIHCAACRRGPLRRLVRESGVPRCLDCADLGHLVYLPRGDAALTRRAREASSLHAVVVRRHKGRRRYERQGLLVEDAALARAERACLADADARARRRERDRLRRAAEDVRFAAAFAAEIRRLFPGCPAERAQAIAGHASVRGSGRVGRTAAGRALDEHAVSVAVRAAVRHTDTEYDALLMAGVPRFAARARLAARIDAILDGWRAEVS, from the coding sequence ATGAGTCTCGTGGTCTTCGAGTCACAGAAGCAGATCCACTGCGCTGCCTGCCGGCGGGGCCCGCTCCGGCGTCTCGTCCGCGAGTCCGGAGTGCCCCGGTGCCTGGACTGCGCCGATCTCGGCCATCTCGTGTACCTGCCGCGCGGGGACGCGGCGCTCACCCGCCGCGCCCGGGAGGCCAGTTCGCTCCACGCCGTCGTGGTGCGCCGGCACAAGGGCCGCCGCCGCTACGAGCGCCAGGGGCTGCTGGTCGAGGACGCCGCCCTGGCCCGCGCCGAGCGCGCCTGCCTGGCCGATGCCGACGCGCGGGCCCGCCGCCGGGAGCGCGACCGGCTGCGCCGCGCGGCCGAGGACGTCCGGTTCGCCGCGGCCTTCGCCGCCGAGATCCGGCGGCTGTTCCCCGGATGCCCTGCCGAGCGCGCGCAGGCGATCGCCGGCCACGCCTCGGTGCGCGGCAGCGGCCGGGTCGGGCGTACCGCCGCCGGCCGGGCGCTCGACGAGCATGCGGTGTCGGTGGCGGTACGGGCGGCCGTGCGGCACACCGACACCGAGTACGACGCGCTGCTGATGGCGGGGGTCCCCCGGTTCGCGGCCCGGGCCCGGCTGGCGGCGCGGATCGACGCGATCCTGGACGGCTGGCGCGCGGAGGTCAGTTGA
- a CDS encoding carbohydrate kinase family protein, with product MTAAAEAARTAGALLVVGDVVTDVVAVHREPLAPATDTAARIRTLPGGAGANAACWAARTGSSEVRLLARVGCESARWHERALVDAGVRPRLVVDPAEPTGTVVALVGADAERTFLTDSGASLRLCPADWVPALLDGAGHLHLSGYLFFSDSSRELALVALRAARTRGVPVSVDPASTGFLAALGPERFLAAVAGVGVLLPNEDEALLLAGLRAPAGAARAAVELSRRIPLVVVTRGTGGALVAEGGRITAEVEAEPADAVDTTGAGDAFTGGFLAARLSGATPTDSARAGCRAAAHAVTRLGGRP from the coding sequence ATGACGGCCGCAGCGGAGGCGGCGCGGACGGCCGGGGCGCTGCTGGTCGTCGGAGACGTGGTGACGGACGTGGTGGCGGTGCACCGGGAGCCCCTGGCCCCGGCCACCGACACCGCCGCCCGGATCCGCACCCTGCCGGGCGGGGCCGGGGCCAACGCGGCCTGCTGGGCGGCCCGTACGGGCAGCTCGGAGGTACGCCTCCTCGCGCGGGTGGGCTGCGAGTCGGCCCGCTGGCACGAGCGGGCCCTGGTGGACGCGGGGGTGCGGCCCCGGCTGGTGGTGGACCCGGCGGAGCCGACCGGGACGGTGGTGGCGCTGGTCGGCGCGGACGCGGAGCGGACCTTCCTGACCGACAGCGGGGCCTCGCTGCGGCTGTGCCCCGCCGACTGGGTGCCCGCGCTGCTGGACGGCGCCGGGCACCTGCACCTGTCGGGGTACCTGTTCTTCTCGGACAGCAGCCGGGAGCTGGCCCTGGTCGCGCTGCGGGCCGCCCGGACCCGCGGGGTGCCCGTCAGCGTGGACCCCGCCTCGACGGGGTTCCTGGCCGCGCTGGGGCCCGAGCGGTTCCTGGCCGCCGTGGCGGGGGTCGGCGTACTCCTGCCGAACGAGGACGAGGCCCTGCTGCTGGCCGGCCTGCGGGCACCGGCCGGGGCGGCCCGGGCGGCGGTGGAGCTGAGCCGGCGGATACCGCTGGTGGTGGTCACCCGGGGCACCGGCGGGGCGCTCGTCGCCGAGGGCGGCCGGATCACCGCCGAGGTCGAGGCGGAACCGGCCGACGCGGTGGACACCACGGGCGCCGGGGACGCCTTCACCGGCGGGTTCCTCGCGGCCCGCCTGTCGGGGGCCACCCCGACGGACTCGGCCCGCGCGGGCTGCCGAGCCGCGGCCCACGCGGTCACCCGCCTGGGCGGGCGCCCGTAG
- a CDS encoding uridine kinase produces MKLEAITWQRMAERLAGHLDDTAGAASEPGTWQRVGIDGAPAAGTGTLAGELADALTLRGRSVLVVAAGGFLRPASLRFEFGREDVDAYLGGWYDTGALWREVFGPTDPGGTGRVLPDLWDPATDRATRSPYVELPPGGVLIVHGPLLLGHWFPFDLSVHISLSAGALARRTEESARWTLPAFARYAKETDPASAADVLVRADDPRHPAWTGLR; encoded by the coding sequence GTGAAGCTGGAAGCGATCACCTGGCAGCGGATGGCCGAGCGGCTCGCCGGCCACCTCGACGACACGGCGGGCGCCGCCTCCGAACCCGGCACGTGGCAACGGGTCGGCATCGACGGGGCGCCCGCCGCCGGTACCGGCACGCTCGCGGGGGAACTCGCCGACGCGCTGACCCTGCGCGGCCGTTCGGTACTGGTGGTCGCGGCCGGCGGCTTCCTGCGCCCCGCCTCGCTCCGCTTCGAGTTCGGACGCGAGGACGTGGACGCGTACCTCGGCGGCTGGTACGACACCGGCGCGCTGTGGCGGGAGGTCTTCGGCCCGACGGACCCGGGCGGCACCGGCCGGGTGCTGCCCGATCTGTGGGACCCCGCGACCGACCGGGCCACGCGGAGTCCGTACGTCGAACTCCCGCCGGGCGGCGTGCTGATCGTGCACGGGCCGCTGCTGCTCGGGCACTGGTTCCCCTTCGACCTCAGCGTCCACATCAGCCTCTCCGCGGGCGCGCTGGCCCGTCGTACGGAGGAGTCCGCGCGGTGGACGCTGCCCGCGTTCGCCCGCTACGCGAAGGAGACCGACCCGGCGTCGGCCGCCGACGTCCTCGTCCGGGCGGACGACCCCCGCCACCCGGCGTGGACGGGGCTGCGGTAG
- a CDS encoding cupin domain-containing protein: MGGRQATVRRPRAAVLSDLTGREVVIAPGGCTGWHYHHVPLMAVVKSGTLTRILSDGTVEVHPEGATFVEPEGAANVHLGRNLGSEPVVLQVTCALTEDDPWSVPAPAPHAAAPCLCPGHPPCAAQTSRRISPRTR, translated from the coding sequence ATGGGTGGACGTCAGGCGACGGTGCGGCGCCCGCGAGCGGCGGTGCTCTCGGACCTCACGGGCCGGGAGGTCGTCATAGCGCCCGGCGGCTGTACGGGCTGGCACTACCACCACGTACCGCTCATGGCGGTGGTCAAGTCCGGGACCCTGACCCGGATCCTGTCCGACGGCACCGTCGAGGTGCACCCGGAGGGGGCCACCTTCGTCGAACCGGAAGGCGCCGCGAACGTACACCTCGGCCGCAACCTCGGCTCCGAACCGGTCGTCCTCCAGGTCACCTGCGCGCTCACCGAGGACGACCCCTGGTCGGTACCCGCCCCGGCCCCGCACGCGGCGGCACCCTGCCTCTGCCCGGGACACCCCCCGTGCGCCGCTCAGACCAGCCGGCGTATCTCCCCGCGCACCCGGTAG
- a CDS encoding SWIM zinc finger family protein, translated as MITARDDRRRTFETVPAGVEAATWWGRAWVAALEERAQDAARLERGRAYATEGHVDAVTITPGRIVAYVRGSRARPYRTELSLTAFPDAEWAALLEAVAADPTALAALLEREVPQSLAETVLPGAGELVPRCSCPDTARPPCKHAAALCYRAARLLDADPFVLLLLRGRGERELLEELARRNAAHAAREQPDAAPGFPGVPARAALARTSLPPLPAPPAAPAAVGLPPAYPGDPAAPDPLALDQLATDAAARALALLTTGEDPIAGLTLWQDAVRLASAHPTAGLTGAARTLYRDLARATGRTTTDLARAAAAWRQGGLPALTVLEEPWDPPAGPFDRARPALLAAGQGSFRPEHNRLTARTRQLRLSREGLWYAYESRPDTADWWPTATPCQDPVTALLR; from the coding sequence ATGATCACCGCGCGGGACGACCGCCGCCGCACCTTCGAGACCGTGCCCGCCGGGGTGGAGGCCGCCACCTGGTGGGGCCGGGCCTGGGTGGCCGCGCTGGAGGAGCGCGCGCAGGACGCGGCCCGCCTCGAGCGCGGCCGTGCGTACGCCACCGAGGGCCATGTCGACGCGGTCACGATCACCCCCGGCCGGATCGTGGCCTACGTCCGCGGCAGCCGGGCCCGCCCCTACCGCACCGAACTGTCCCTGACCGCCTTCCCGGACGCCGAGTGGGCCGCGCTGCTGGAGGCGGTGGCCGCCGACCCGACGGCCCTCGCCGCCCTGCTGGAGCGGGAGGTTCCGCAATCCCTCGCGGAGACCGTCCTGCCCGGTGCGGGCGAGCTCGTGCCGCGCTGCTCCTGCCCGGACACGGCACGGCCGCCCTGCAAGCACGCCGCGGCCCTCTGCTACCGGGCGGCCCGGCTGCTCGACGCCGACCCCTTCGTCCTGCTGCTCCTGCGCGGGCGGGGCGAGCGCGAGCTCCTCGAGGAGCTGGCCCGGCGCAATGCCGCGCACGCCGCGCGCGAACAGCCCGACGCCGCACCCGGCTTCCCCGGCGTACCGGCCCGCGCGGCGCTGGCCCGCACCAGCCTGCCCCCGCTGCCGGCCCCGCCTGCCGCACCCGCCGCCGTGGGCCTGCCCCCCGCCTACCCCGGCGACCCGGCCGCGCCGGATCCGCTGGCCCTGGACCAGCTCGCCACCGACGCGGCCGCCCGCGCGCTGGCCCTGCTCACCACGGGCGAGGACCCCATCGCCGGGCTCACCCTCTGGCAGGACGCCGTCCGGCTGGCCTCCGCGCACCCCACCGCAGGCCTCACCGGCGCCGCCCGCACCCTCTACCGGGACCTGGCCCGGGCCACCGGCCGCACCACCACCGACCTGGCCCGCGCCGCCGCGGCCTGGCGGCAGGGGGGCCTGCCCGCGCTCACCGTCCTCGAGGAGCCCTGGGACCCCCCGGCCGGCCCCTTCGACCGGGCCCGCCCCGCCCTGCTCGCCGCCGGCCAGGGCTCCTTCCGCCCCGAGCACAACCGCCTCACCGCCCGCACCCGCCAGCTCCGCCTGAGCCGCGAGGGCCTCTGGTACGCCTACGAGTCCCGCCCGGACACCGCCGACTGGTGGCCCACCGCCACCCCCTGCCAGGACCCGGTCACCGCCCTGCTCCGCTGA
- a CDS encoding WGR domain-containing protein gives MARETTYLELSQEDGAAHKFYEVTVDGTAVCVRYGRIGAAGQLQSSSFPTAEKARAAAAKKIGEKVRKGYAPAVQGARAARSVTRRQVASAPSTARAVAPVLWRFRTGSSAFGIHVDEDRCWVGNQAGDVYTVSHGGEVLARYSLPDGVKCLVADEFWIYAGCDDGTVYDLSSKVPFGAYAIAADVDIYWLDIHEGVLNVSDANGGLTVIDHEDEHQWSRKSSGNGAWMVRADERAVYHGHSSGVTAYAADGTGELWHTATPGGVLFGWQEEHAVYAGTVRNTVQRLSKATGAVEASYPCDAAVYSCATSPDGRHVFAGDSSSSVYCFDADGRRLWKLGTGGGSALSMQYLDERLYLVTTDGSLVCVDASEAAIAAARQGSVPTAVDVKSAAALPVFTPAASASAVATVSVASVPAGGVVVECVQQAGRMRVQVVSEGFDHGWNVQFPRGIREAGARYVVDGLHPASGGFYRVRGEIRRLV, from the coding sequence ATGGCTCGGGAAACGACGTATCTGGAGCTGTCGCAGGAGGACGGCGCGGCGCACAAGTTCTACGAGGTGACCGTGGACGGCACCGCCGTCTGCGTGCGCTACGGCCGCATCGGCGCGGCCGGCCAGCTGCAGAGTTCCTCGTTCCCGACGGCCGAGAAGGCCCGGGCGGCCGCGGCCAAGAAGATCGGCGAGAAGGTCCGCAAGGGGTACGCCCCGGCCGTTCAGGGGGCGCGTGCCGCGCGCTCGGTGACCCGCCGGCAGGTGGCTTCGGCGCCGTCGACGGCCCGCGCGGTGGCGCCGGTGCTGTGGCGCTTCCGCACCGGCTCCTCGGCCTTCGGCATCCATGTGGACGAGGACCGCTGCTGGGTCGGCAACCAGGCGGGGGACGTCTACACGGTGAGCCACGGCGGCGAGGTGCTGGCCCGCTACTCCCTGCCGGACGGGGTGAAGTGCCTGGTGGCGGACGAGTTCTGGATCTACGCGGGCTGTGATGACGGCACGGTGTACGACCTGTCGTCCAAGGTGCCGTTCGGGGCGTACGCGATAGCCGCCGATGTGGACATCTACTGGCTCGACATCCACGAGGGCGTGCTCAATGTCTCGGACGCGAACGGCGGCCTGACGGTCATCGACCACGAGGACGAGCACCAGTGGTCGCGGAAGTCCTCCGGGAACGGCGCCTGGATGGTCCGGGCGGACGAGCGGGCCGTCTACCACGGGCACAGCAGCGGTGTGACGGCCTACGCGGCCGACGGCACCGGCGAGCTGTGGCACACCGCGACGCCCGGCGGGGTGCTGTTCGGCTGGCAGGAGGAGCACGCCGTGTACGCGGGCACGGTACGCAACACCGTGCAGCGCCTGTCGAAGGCGACGGGCGCCGTCGAGGCCAGCTACCCGTGCGACGCGGCGGTGTACTCGTGCGCGACCTCGCCGGACGGCCGCCATGTGTTCGCCGGCGACTCCTCCTCCTCGGTGTACTGCTTCGACGCCGACGGACGGCGGCTGTGGAAGCTGGGTACCGGCGGCGGATCCGCCCTGTCGATGCAGTACCTGGACGAGCGGCTCTACCTGGTCACCACGGACGGGTCACTGGTGTGCGTGGACGCGAGCGAGGCGGCGATCGCCGCGGCCCGGCAGGGCTCCGTCCCGACCGCCGTGGATGTGAAGTCGGCGGCGGCCCTGCCGGTCTTCACCCCGGCGGCCTCCGCCTCGGCGGTGGCCACGGTCTCGGTTGCCTCGGTCCCGGCCGGCGGTGTGGTGGTCGAGTGCGTCCAGCAGGCGGGACGGATGCGGGTGCAGGTGGTCTCGGAGGGCTTCGACCACGGGTGGAACGTGCAGTTCCCGCGCGGTATCCGGGAGGCCGGGGCCCGGTACGTGGTGGACGGGCTGCACCCGGCGAGCGGGGGCTTCTACCGGGTGCGCGGGGAGATACGCCGGCTGGTCTGA
- a CDS encoding DUF6343 family protein: MRTGNEPVTARSPLRLRFWLSLWGLIWAAAGTAAFSVAGRPGWAAACAVLALLAAVDLAVVVRHIHQGPHYQPGPDVPPYEPPRSR, translated from the coding sequence ATGCGTACCGGAAACGAGCCGGTGACCGCCCGCAGTCCGCTGCGGCTGCGGTTCTGGCTGAGTCTGTGGGGGCTGATCTGGGCCGCCGCCGGGACGGCCGCGTTCTCGGTGGCCGGCCGTCCCGGGTGGGCGGCGGCCTGCGCGGTGCTCGCGCTGCTGGCCGCCGTGGACCTGGCCGTCGTCGTCCGGCACATCCATCAGGGCCCGCACTACCAGCCGGGCCCGGACGTCCCCCCGTACGAGCCGCCGCGGAGCCGCTGA
- a CDS encoding DEAD/DEAH box helicase yields MTAQPPPQPSLLRRAAVFLPAAVPREGRVVFWCPEGDPLPEIGTPQPLKVVRPHGEGVRTRTVPAVALSVAAALPVLVRAVHSPAAHPATRAWGTAAAQALALAARGRLLPGLTAEGVDAWRAGPLDAEDIGYLRAVAAALPYEGYATPLAGRRPLALPEPEALVRAFLDAVADGLPRTPAAPFAAGRPFAALEPQRVPGMKEWAAQVAAGADAGVGISLRLDLSSFRLFDEAEPEDVRRAGAAVVQVHSLADPTLVTDAGLLWAGTAAAGFGPRARIDAVLALRRAARVWPPLLRLLDQPVPDALALSDQELEDLLGAAATRLAAAGVLVHWPRELARTLSATAVVRPAAPGSATDGTAFFDAAALFDFSWELALGGDRLTPGEMDALAQAHRPVVRLRDQWVRVDPELVRKARKRQLGLLDPVDALATVLTGTAEVDGEAVPAVPVGALAALRERLTGELAPVAAPAGLKATLRDYQLRGLAWLDLMTSLGLGGCLADDMGLGKTVTLIALHLHRDRPEPTLVVCPASLLGNWQREIEKFAPGTPVRRFHGAGRSLDGLGGGFVLTTYGTMRAAAARLAEQSWGMVVADEAQHVKNPHSATAKALRTIPAPARVALTGTPVENNLSELWALLDWTTPGLLGPLTAFRARHARPVEHQQEEDGGNEAAVARLAALVRPFLLRRKKSDPGIAPELPPKTETDHPVSLTREQVSLYQAAVDEAMAVIEASEGIERRGMIMKLLASLKQICNHPAQYLKELSPKGAEPRIAHRSGKLALLDELLDTILAEGGSVLVFTQYVTMARILEKHLAARGIPSQLLHGGTPVPRREELVDRFQSGEVPVFLLSLKAAGTGLNLTRAGHVVHYDRWWNPAVEEQATDRAYRIGQTQPVQVHRIIAEGTVEDRIAELLEAKRALADAVLGSGESALTELTDRELADLVSLRRPA; encoded by the coding sequence ATGACCGCGCAGCCGCCGCCGCAGCCTTCGTTGCTGCGCCGCGCCGCCGTGTTCCTCCCCGCCGCCGTACCCCGGGAGGGACGGGTGGTCTTCTGGTGCCCCGAGGGGGACCCGCTTCCCGAGATCGGGACCCCGCAGCCGCTGAAGGTGGTCCGGCCGCACGGCGAGGGCGTCCGCACGCGTACGGTGCCCGCCGTGGCGCTGTCGGTGGCCGCCGCCCTGCCCGTGCTGGTACGGGCGGTCCACAGCCCCGCCGCCCATCCGGCCACCCGGGCCTGGGGCACCGCCGCCGCGCAGGCGCTGGCCCTCGCCGCGCGCGGCCGCCTGCTGCCCGGGCTCACCGCCGAGGGGGTCGACGCCTGGCGTGCCGGGCCGCTGGACGCCGAGGACATCGGATACCTGCGCGCCGTCGCGGCCGCCCTGCCGTACGAGGGGTACGCCACCCCGCTCGCCGGCCGCCGCCCGCTCGCACTGCCCGAGCCGGAGGCCCTGGTCCGGGCCTTCCTCGACGCCGTCGCCGACGGTCTGCCCCGTACGCCCGCCGCGCCCTTCGCAGCGGGGCGGCCCTTCGCCGCCCTGGAGCCGCAGCGGGTGCCCGGGATGAAGGAGTGGGCCGCGCAGGTCGCGGCCGGCGCCGACGCCGGGGTGGGGATCTCGCTCCGGCTCGACCTGTCCTCCTTCCGCCTGTTCGACGAGGCCGAGCCGGAGGACGTCCGCCGCGCCGGAGCCGCCGTGGTCCAGGTGCACAGCCTCGCCGACCCGACCCTGGTCACCGATGCCGGGCTGCTGTGGGCGGGGACCGCCGCCGCCGGATTCGGCCCGCGCGCCCGGATCGACGCCGTGCTCGCGCTGCGCCGGGCCGCCCGGGTGTGGCCCCCGCTGCTGCGCCTGCTCGACCAGCCGGTGCCCGATGCCCTCGCACTGTCCGACCAGGAGCTCGAGGACCTGCTCGGCGCCGCCGCGACGAGGCTGGCGGCGGCCGGGGTCCTGGTGCACTGGCCGCGCGAGCTGGCCCGTACGCTCTCCGCGACCGCCGTCGTACGGCCGGCCGCGCCCGGTTCCGCCACCGACGGCACCGCCTTCTTCGACGCGGCCGCGCTGTTCGACTTCTCCTGGGAGCTGGCCCTCGGAGGGGACCGGCTCACCCCGGGGGAGATGGACGCGCTCGCGCAGGCCCACCGGCCCGTGGTGCGGCTGCGCGACCAGTGGGTGCGGGTCGATCCCGAGCTGGTGCGCAAGGCGCGCAAGCGGCAGCTGGGGCTGCTGGACCCGGTGGACGCGCTGGCCACCGTACTGACCGGCACCGCCGAGGTCGACGGGGAAGCGGTGCCGGCCGTCCCGGTGGGGGCGCTGGCCGCCCTGCGGGAGCGGCTGACCGGGGAACTGGCCCCGGTCGCGGCGCCCGCGGGCCTGAAGGCCACCCTGCGGGACTACCAGCTGCGCGGGCTGGCCTGGCTGGACCTGATGACCTCGCTCGGGCTGGGCGGCTGCCTCGCCGACGACATGGGCCTCGGCAAGACGGTCACCCTGATCGCCCTGCACCTGCACCGGGACCGCCCCGAGCCCACCCTCGTCGTCTGCCCGGCGTCCCTGCTGGGCAACTGGCAGCGGGAGATCGAGAAGTTCGCCCCCGGCACCCCCGTGCGCCGCTTCCACGGCGCCGGCCGCAGCCTCGACGGCCTGGGCGGCGGCTTCGTCCTCACCACGTACGGAACGATGCGCGCCGCAGCCGCCCGGCTGGCCGAGCAGAGCTGGGGCATGGTCGTCGCCGACGAGGCCCAGCACGTCAAGAACCCGCACTCGGCGACCGCGAAGGCACTGCGGACCATCCCGGCCCCGGCCCGCGTGGCCCTCACCGGGACCCCGGTCGAGAACAACCTCTCCGAGCTGTGGGCGCTGCTCGACTGGACGACCCCGGGACTGCTGGGCCCGCTCACCGCCTTCCGGGCCCGCCACGCCCGCCCGGTCGAGCACCAGCAGGAGGAGGACGGGGGCAATGAGGCGGCGGTGGCCCGGCTGGCCGCCCTCGTCCGGCCGTTCCTGCTGCGCCGCAAGAAGTCCGACCCCGGCATCGCCCCGGAACTGCCCCCGAAGACGGAGACCGACCATCCGGTGTCCCTGACCCGGGAGCAGGTCTCGCTCTACCAGGCGGCGGTGGACGAGGCGATGGCCGTGATCGAGGCGAGCGAGGGCATCGAGCGGCGCGGCATGATCATGAAGCTGCTGGCCTCGCTCAAGCAGATCTGCAACCACCCGGCCCAGTACTTGAAGGAGCTCAGCCCGAAGGGGGCGGAGCCCCGCATCGCGCACCGCTCAGGCAAACTCGCCCTGCTGGACGAGCTGCTGGACACGATCCTGGCCGAGGGGGGCTCGGTCCTGGTCTTCACCCAGTACGTGACCATGGCCCGGATCCTGGAGAAGCACCTCGCCGCCCGCGGTATCCCCTCGCAGCTCCTGCACGGTGGCACCCCCGTGCCCCGCCGCGAGGAACTCGTCGACCGCTTCCAGTCCGGCGAGGTCCCCGTCTTCCTGCTCTCCCTCAAGGCCGCCGGCACCGGCCTCAACCTCACCCGCGCCGGACACGTCGTCCACTACGACCGCTGGTGGAACCCCGCCGTCGAGGAGCAGGCCACCGACCGCGCCTACCGCATCGGCCAGACCCAGCCCGTCCAGGTCCACCGCATCATCGCCGAAGGCACCGTCGAGGACCGCATCGCCGAACTGCTGGAGGCCAAGCGGGCCCTGGCCGACGCCGTCCTCGGCTCCGGCGAGTCGGCGCTCACCGAGCTGACCGACCGCGAACTGGCCGACCTCGTCTCCCTGCGGAGGCCCGCATGA
- a CDS encoding transcriptional regulator, producing the protein MGEPETEDFARLMRELKERAGLSYGMLARRLHTSTSTLHRYCKGEAVPADFAVVDRFARACGAAREEAVDLHRAWLLADARRRAASRGTAEASPAAEPGAPADPGPGPEAGAGQGGPGGPGPWYRRRAVGVSAAGVVAVAVAVAVLAAAGPETRTPRAGPAGSPGPATGSPARSAAPAPGTAGPSGPTASAVPPDTAAPATPATPSAGPSGGSGAPSPAASAGSVTTPLAAAVRSHVWAAGCDHAYLSERAPGSVPAPPVEADAPAWARAQRAVHAGTQIVEVTLHGTGEGAVVLQGLEVRVTARRTPPAWNVYRMSQGCGGGLTPAGFAVNLDAPRPLARPVAGNDSGVRVPAPALPLRVSASEPAVLRVQADATGCDCDWSLDLRWSGPGGSGTLRLDDDGVPWRTSATAGRPEYGFASELGRWAR; encoded by the coding sequence GTGGGTGAGCCGGAGACCGAGGATTTCGCGCGGCTGATGCGGGAGCTGAAGGAGCGCGCCGGACTGAGTTACGGGATGCTCGCGCGCCGGCTGCACACCAGCACCTCGACCCTGCACCGGTACTGCAAGGGGGAGGCGGTGCCTGCGGATTTCGCGGTGGTGGACCGCTTCGCCCGGGCCTGCGGGGCCGCGCGGGAGGAGGCGGTGGACCTGCACCGGGCCTGGCTGCTCGCGGACGCCCGCCGCAGGGCGGCGTCCCGGGGCACGGCGGAGGCGAGCCCGGCGGCGGAGCCCGGGGCGCCCGCAGATCCGGGGCCGGGGCCGGAGGCAGGGGCTGGGCAGGGGGGTCCGGGCGGGCCGGGGCCTTGGTACCGGCGGCGCGCCGTGGGGGTGTCCGCCGCCGGGGTGGTGGCGGTCGCGGTGGCCGTCGCGGTACTGGCGGCCGCCGGGCCGGAGACCCGGACCCCGCGGGCGGGACCGGCCGGGAGCCCCGGGCCGGCGACGGGGTCCCCCGCCCGGTCGGCCGCGCCGGCGCCGGGCACGGCCGGGCCGAGCGGGCCGACGGCCTCGGCGGTCCCGCCGGATACGGCCGCTCCGGCCACTCCGGCGACACCCTCGGCCGGTCCCTCCGGGGGCTCGGGGGCGCCTTCACCGGCCGCCTCGGCCGGCTCGGTGACCACACCGCTCGCGGCGGCCGTACGGTCCCACGTGTGGGCTGCGGGCTGCGACCACGCCTACCTCTCCGAGCGGGCCCCGGGCTCCGTCCCCGCACCGCCCGTCGAGGCGGACGCGCCCGCCTGGGCGCGGGCGCAGCGGGCCGTGCACGCCGGGACCCAGATCGTGGAGGTCACCCTGCACGGGACCGGGGAGGGGGCCGTGGTGCTCCAGGGCCTGGAGGTACGGGTGACCGCGCGCCGGACCCCGCCGGCCTGGAACGTCTACCGGATGTCCCAGGGCTGCGGAGGGGGCCTCACCCCGGCCGGCTTCGCCGTGAACCTGGACGCGCCGAGGCCGCTGGCCCGGCCCGTCGCGGGCAACGACTCCGGGGTGCGGGTCCCCGCCCCGGCCTTGCCGCTGCGCGTCTCGGCGTCCGAGCCGGCCGTGCTGAGGGTGCAGGCGGACGCCACGGGCTGCGACTGCGACTGGTCCCTCGACCTGCGCTGGAGCGGACCCGGCGGGTCCGGCACCCTGCGCCTGGACGACGACGGCGTTCCCTGGCGCACCAGCGCCACGGCGGGCCGGCCCGAGTACGGCTTCGCGAGCGAGCTGGGCCGCTGGGCGCGCTGA
- a CDS encoding chaplin family protein, which produces MRHSRRNGLIAAMVAGGGLAVAGVGGLAYADAEAGGQAERSPGLLSGNLVQLPVHAPVNVCGNTVSVVGLLNPAAGNRCTNGAPDGGNPDPRPSHPSKPGSGHGGGAVAEGRGKDSPGLLSGNGIQLPVELPVNVSGNSVSVVGAGNASHGNTSVNGETPSGAKPPQPPVAQPHVSQRPVTPPAPSTPPQDPSALAHTGSDGLGYLVPGGGALLLGGVLLYRRFRLN; this is translated from the coding sequence ATGCGTCACAGTCGTCGGAATGGCTTGATCGCGGCGATGGTCGCGGGTGGTGGACTGGCGGTCGCGGGGGTGGGCGGCCTCGCGTACGCCGACGCCGAGGCGGGCGGGCAGGCCGAGCGCTCTCCGGGGCTGCTCTCGGGGAACCTGGTGCAGCTGCCCGTGCACGCCCCGGTGAACGTGTGCGGGAACACCGTGAGCGTGGTCGGCCTGCTCAACCCCGCCGCGGGGAACCGCTGTACCAACGGGGCGCCGGACGGAGGGAATCCGGACCCGCGGCCCTCCCATCCGTCGAAACCGGGGTCCGGGCACGGGGGAGGGGCGGTGGCCGAGGGGCGCGGAAAGGATTCACCGGGGCTGCTGTCCGGCAACGGCATCCAGCTCCCCGTCGAGCTGCCGGTGAACGTCAGCGGGAACTCGGTGAGCGTCGTCGGCGCGGGCAACGCCTCGCACGGGAACACCTCCGTGAACGGCGAGACGCCGAGCGGCGCGAAGCCGCCCCAGCCGCCCGTCGCCCAGCCGCACGTGTCCCAGCGGCCCGTGACCCCTCCCGCCCCCTCCACCCCGCCGCAGGACCCCTCGGCCCTCGCCCACACCGGCTCCGACGGTCTCGGCTACCTGGTGCCCGGCGGCGGCGCGCTGCTGCTCGGCGGGGTGCTGTTGTACCGCCGCTTCCGGCTCAACTGA